The sequence ACCTAAAATCATCCTCCAAACTTATGAATCTGAGATTGGTTTATTTAATTGTTCAGCTAACACAGCCAGTGTTTGCATTTGCTCAGGTGTTTGAACCATTTTCCGATCACGTGTCGTGCGCATATCTCTAACAATACTCTCTAAACTTTGTTGACTTTCTGGTTTTAATAATTCCATGGTGGCAAGTAGTTGACCGGTACGCCCAACGCCAGCTCGACAATGCATTACTGGTAATAATTTATTTTCATCATTTATCGCGCTGCTTCCTTTTTCCTTATAAAAATTAATTTTTTTATCGACAACCGTATTAACATGCTCGGCTAATTCTTTTAATCCTTCATTACCTGAAGCCGTTAGATCCGGCCAATTAGAAACATGAATAACAGGTATGGTGACTTTAATATTTTGACCTTCATCGGTGACATGCAATAAATAGTCATGATAATCCAATTCGTCAGCCAATTTACCCTCACCTTTATCAATTACCGTCACGGCAACATCACCATATTGGTTGTCTTTTCTAAAATATTCGGGTAATCCGACGCCTGATTGTGGATTAATATCTTTGTCTGATGCTAATACAACTAATGCAGGTGTCCGATTAGCCACCAACATCTTAAAATAATCTTGCAGTGATGCAGGTTTTGGATATTGGCAAGCAATAGCAACATTTTGACCCGCAATTTGTACCCGATTAGCGGCTAGCGGCTGACCATTTGGAGCTGTCACCGCCGTTGCTTTTGCGGTCCAGATATTGCCAAATCGTTGATTCTCAACCTTCTGAATATATTGTGATTTGTCTAGTTTGGCATCACTAAATTCATCCATTAAGCGTTGAAATAAATCTTTAGCTAATATAGCGGCTTTCTGTTGCTCTTCTACCGGCAATGTACGTAGTGGTAATGTCGCTACGGGTACCGGTACCTTTGGATCACTTAACATTCTCTTTAATTTTGCCGGTAGCATATTAGTATCTATCGTATTTTCTAATTTAGTTGTATCTTCATCCATCCTAGCAGATGATCTTTTCTCCCGAGTGTAATTGCCCGCTGCTTTTTCAAATTGCTTAAGTAATTGCAACTGTGATGCATAATTTAATATTTTTTCGCTAGTTGAATTTTTTATTTCACTAACAATCTCTTCTGATCTCAATTTATTACCAGGTTTAGCTACTTCAGTTGCGGCAACCAGAAAAGCGTCACTTTCATATCCTTTAGTAGCGTGTATTACTGGTAATACTTTATTGGGATCATATACTGCTTGACTATTTTTTTGGTAAAGCTCGCTTGAATATTCTTGGCTTGTTTGATTAATACAATCAACAATAACTTTTAAGCCTTCATTATCGATGCTATTTTTTCCTAGCCCATTATTAATATGAATAATAGGCAGTTGATATGAACGGTTACCTTGCTTAATTTCTATTTCATACATATCACAGCAAAATTTACCCAA is a genomic window of Arsenophonus apicola containing:
- a CDS encoding protein-tyrosine phosphatase family protein, giving the protein MPNTSPIYSNITPNINYASNEVASGQDGTQKTYYQGREIVKDSDSSTVLLRHKTHLATETEQDSNKTRRHGGFNFDIDGTPPELAPKSTAVKNKLIEPPQLSRLPTLGKKDTLDIPAEKWVAKLQPGEVKTLMSSTSVSTIGNDDSNLASQKNDKLLLAKATRVEAPDGRILPANRVQIGGKNVAMISEYPKAEYLESYFKMLADNQTPILVVLAPNKDIAAKGLPEYFKQNGKYGSVSVQLNEQSKDRSLGKFCCDMYEIEIKQGNRSYQLPIIHINNGLGKNSIDNEGLKVIVDCINQTSQEYSSELYQKNSQAVYDPNKVLPVIHATKGYESDAFLVAATEVAKPGNKLRSEEIVSEIKNSTSEKILNYASQLQLLKQFEKAAGNYTREKRSSARMDEDTTKLENTIDTNMLPAKLKRMLSDPKVPVPVATLPLRTLPVEEQQKAAILAKDLFQRLMDEFSDAKLDKSQYIQKVENQRFGNIWTAKATAVTAPNGQPLAANRVQIAGQNVAIACQYPKPASLQDYFKMLVANRTPALVVLASDKDINPQSGVGLPEYFRKDNQYGDVAVTVIDKGEGKLADELDYHDYLLHVTDEGQNIKVTIPVIHVSNWPDLTASGNEGLKELAEHVNTVVDKKINFYKEKGSSAINDENKLLPVMHCRAGVGRTGQLLATMELLKPESQQSLESIVRDMRTTRDRKMVQTPEQMQTLAVLAEQLNKPISDS